One segment of Brassica napus cultivar Da-Ae chromosome C3, Da-Ae, whole genome shotgun sequence DNA contains the following:
- the LOC106357512 gene encoding chaperonin 60 subunit beta 2, chloroplastic-like, whose product MIAEAMSKVGRKCVVTLEEGKSAENYLYVVEGMQFDRGYISPYFVTDSEKMSVEYENCKLLLVDKKVTNARDLVGVLEYAIRGGYPILIIAEDIEQEALATLVVNKLRGTLKIAALKEPGFGERKSQYLDDIAILTGATVIREEVGLSLDKAGKEVLGTASKVVLTKEMTTIVGDGSTQEAVNKRVVQIKNLIEQAEQEYEKEKLNERIAKLSGGVAVIQVGAQTETELKEKKLRVEDALNATKAAVAEGIVVGVGCTLLRLAAKVDAIKDTLENDEEKVGAEIVKIALSYPLKLIAKNAGVNGSVVSEKVTDLTLNLHSCTALESLI is encoded by the exons ATGATTGCCGAAGCAATGAGCAAAGTGGGCAGGAAATGTGTGGTGACACTTGAGGAGGGTAAAAGCGCTGAGAATTACCTTTACGTGGTGGAAGGAATGCAGTTTGACCGTGGCTATATCTCCCCATACTTCGTTACAGACAGTGAGAAAATGTCTGTGGAGTATGAAAATTGCAAG CTGCTTCTTGTTGACAAGAAGGTTACCAATGCAAGGGACCTTGTTGGTGTTCTAGAGTATGCTATTAGAGGCGGTTACCCAATTCTGATAATTGCAGAAGATATTGAACAAGAAGCTTTGGCTACTCTTGTTGTTAACAAGCTTAGAGGCACTTTGAAGATCGCAGCTCTTAAAGAACCTGGATTTGGAGAGCGGAAGAGCCAGTACCTTGATGATATTGCCATTCTAACTGGAG CGACTGTGATAAGAGAGGAAGTTGGTCTCTCTCTTGACAAAGCTGGGAAAGAGGTTTTAGGTACCGCCTCTAAGGTTGTTCTCACCAAGGAGATGACGACCATTGTTGGTGATGGTAGCACACAGGAAGCAGTGAACAAGCGTGTTGTACAGATTAAGAATCTTATTGAG CAAGCAGAGCAAGAGTATGAGAAGGAAAAATTGAATGAGAGAATTGCAAAGCTTTCTGGTGGAGTTGCTGTTATTCAG GTTGGAGCACAAACTGAGACAGAGCTGAAAGAAAAGAAGCTGAGAGTTGAAGATGCTCTTAACGCCACAAAG GCTGCGGTTGCGGAAGGTATTGTTGTTGGTGTTGGTTGCACTCTGCTTCGTCTTGCAGCCAAGGTTGACGCCATCAAGGATACCCTTGAAAACGATGAAGAAAAA GTTGGAGCAGAGATCGTTAAAATAGCCCTGAGTTACCCTCTGAAGTTGATAGCAAAGAATGCTGGTGTCAACGGAAGCGTTGTTAGCGAGAAGGTAACTGACTTAACGTTAAACCTCCACTCATGTACAGCTCTTGAATCCTTGATCTAA